A region of the Pseudomonas asiatica genome:
GGCGCTGGCAGCGCTTCGGTGGTTACCGGGTAGACCAGCGGCAGCAAGGTCTGCTCGGGCTGCAGGTGCGCCTCGATGATGCCGAAGGCGTTGCCGCGCTTGCCCTTGGCCACGAAGTAGCCGACCACGGGCGCTTCACGCAGCAGGCGCAGGGCCTTGAGGGTAATCAGTTCAGGGTCGCCAGGGCCCACGCCCAGGCCCAGCAGACGTCCACGCGGCGCCATCATTCCACCTCCGTGGCGAGGGCGTTGACCGCAGCGGCGGCCATCGCGCTGCCGCCCAGGCGGCCTTGCATGATCACGAACGGCACGCCACGGCTGTCGGCGGCGAGCATCGCCTTGGACTCGGCGGCACCGACGAAGCCGACCGGGAAGCCGAGGATCAGTGCTGGTTTCGGGGCGCCGGCGTCGAGCATTTCCAGCAGGTAGAACAGCGCGGTAGGCGCGTTGCCGATCACCACCACACTGCCTTCCAGGTACGGTCGCCACAACTCCAGGGCCACGGCGGAACGGGTGTTGCCGGCGTCTTTCGCCAGGCCCGGTACGCTCGGGTCGCGCAGGGTGCAGATGACCTTGTTGTCGGCGGGCAGGCGGGCGCGGGTAATGCCCTCGGCGACCATGTGCGCATCGCACAGGATCGGCGCGCCGTTCAGCAACGCCTCGCGCCCGGCCCGGCCGGCGCCTTCGGAGAACTGCAGGCCATCGATGGCGTCGACCATGCCACAGGCGTGGATCACGCGCACGGCGAGCTTTTCGAGGTCTGCGGGGATCCGCTCGAGTCGGGCTTCCTCGCGGATGATCCGGAAGGAATTGCGATAGATCTCCTGACCATCGCGGATGTAGTCAATCATCAAGGTGCTCCG
Encoded here:
- a CDS encoding precorrin-8X methylmutase, with translation MIDYIRDGQEIYRNSFRIIREEARLERIPADLEKLAVRVIHACGMVDAIDGLQFSEGAGRAGREALLNGAPILCDAHMVAEGITRARLPADNKVICTLRDPSVPGLAKDAGNTRSAVALELWRPYLEGSVVVIGNAPTALFYLLEMLDAGAPKPALILGFPVGFVGAAESKAMLAADSRGVPFVIMQGRLGGSAMAAAAVNALATEVE